Within the Vicinamibacteria bacterium genome, the region CTCACCCCGGTTGGTCTGTTCGACCACCATCGGGATTAGCATAAGTTCAACCCCTATTTAAGTTTAGCACGTTGCCGAATGAAGTCAACAGCCTTCTCCCGGCGCAGATTCTGCCGAAGACGCTCGAGGGCGCCCTCCTTGGCCATCTGGGCTCTGAGTGCCGAGGCGCTCTTGCCGAGGGCGGAAGCGAGTTTCTCGATCTCCGAATCCACCTCGGCGTCCGATTCCCGCAAGTTTTCCTGGGCGGCGATGCGCCCGAGCAGGAGCGTCGCCTTTACGTATTTCTCCGCGGCAGGACGTTCGTTGCGGCGCACGTTTCGCCAGTCGATTTGCGCTCGATTGGGGTCGATGCCGCGCTGATACAGGTCGTTTGCCGCGGCCTCGAGCCGGGCGTCGAGCTCGTTCTCGACGAGGAAATCGGGAGCGTCGAGAGGGTTGACTTCGACCAGTTTCGCCAGGAGGCGGCTCCGGAGCTCCTGTTCCTCGCGGCGCTCCGCCTCCGCTCGAGCTTGCTTTCTCAAATGCTCCCTGAGCTCATCGAGGTTGTCGAACTCTCCGAGATCCTTCGCCAGCTCGTCGTCCAGCTCGGGCAGGACCTTCTCTTTGAGCTCGACGACGCGAAACTCGGCCAGAAACGACTTGCTCGCCCGGGCTGGATTCTGGTGATCTTCGGGAAAGGCTGCCTCGAAGGAGATTACATCCCCTGGCCGTGCTCCCTGGAGCCGTTCGTGCAGCTTGGGGTGATATCCTCCGGAGCCGAGCGGGAACGAGATCCCTTCGTGCGTCTCGCGCTTGCCCGAGGGCACGGGTGATTCGATCAGATCTCCGACCACGATGTCCCCATCCTGCGCCCCGCGAACCTCGATGGGATCGAAGCGAGCGTGCTCCTCGCGCAGCGCCTCGAGACCTTTCTCGACCTGCTCATCGGTGACCTCGATTTTGGGAGCCTCGACCTCGAGACCTTCGTAGTGCTTGGCCTCGACTTCAGGCATCACCTCGAACGATGCGCGGAAGCGCAGGGGCTTTCCCAGCTCGGACTCGAGCTTCGAGATCTTCGGATCGTCGAGCGGATAGAGCTTGTGCTCCTTCAACGCGTCGTTCAGAGCCCGGGGCACGAGCACGTTGACCGCCTCGCTCAGAACGTCCGGTCGGAAGCGGGACCGAATGACGTCCCGAGGAATTTTCCCCTTGCGGAACCCGGGAAGCTTGACTTTCTTCTTGAGGCGGTCCACCCCCTCCTCGAAAGCTTCCTGCAGGTCGTCGGCGGGGAGCTCGATGTCCAGATGGCGCCGTGAGGAGCCCTCCTCGAGATAATCGACCTTCAACGGCAAACGTCCTCGGACATTCTGGTGCGAAAGGGGGGACTCGAACCCCCACGGGTTACCCCACTGGATCCTAAGTCCAGCGCGTCTGCCAATTCCGCCACTTTCGCATGGGAACCTCGTCGGGAGAAATTTGGAGACGTGAACAGGAAACCGCGGGCCAACGTCAAAGTCAATCTTGCGACCGAGCTATTTTAGACATACCCCTCGGAGCCGTCAACGAGGGACCGAGGCGATGACTTGCGCATGAGCGAAACCGTGCCTGATATAATCGCGCCCCTTTTCCGAGGAGGGCCGATGCCGCGACGAAGTCGGACGAGTCGTGAAATATCCATACCGGCATTCGTTTTTCTGGCGCTCCTGGCAGCGTCCTCGTCGCGGGCTCAGGACGAGCCCCTCTCGCCTCGAAACGCCAACTACCGCATCGAGGTCGAGCTGGATCCGGAAACGAAGATGCTGACCGGCACCGAGACGCTCACCTGGCGCAACATTCAGGCGATTCCTGCCTCCGATCTTCGCTTCCACCTCTATTGGAATGCCTGGCGGAACAATCGAAGCACGTGGCTTCTCGAGTCGCGCCTCCGGTCAAACGGGCGGAACCGGGAGAACCCGGTCGAGGGGGATTGGAGCTACATCGACGTTTCTTCGATCGAGCTCGTTCCTGATGTCGGCGTTCCCGGCATCGATCTGACCTCGGAAGCACGTTTCGAGTCTCCCGACGACGGAAATCCCGAGGACCGGACGCTCCTCGTGCTACCGCTTCCCGAGGCGATTCCACCCGAGGGAATGGCACAGGTCGAGATCGCCTGGAAGGCCAAAATTCCGCGAACGTTCGCCCGTACCGGCTTTCGGGGTGATTTCTTCTTCATCGCCCAATGGTTTCCCAAGATCGCCGTTCTCGAGGAAACCGGATGGAACGCGCATCAGTTTCACGCCGGGACCGAGTTCTATTCCGATTACGGAGAGTATGACGTCGGCATCACCGTTCCAAGTGAGTTCGTGGTAGGAGCGACCGGTCGTGAAGTCGCGCGAGAGGAGGCGAACGGCAAGACGAGGTATCGGTTCCAGCAGGCAGACGTGCACGACTTCGCCTGGACGGCGAGCCCGGATTACCTCGTCTTCGAAGAGCGCTTCGACGAATCCGGTCTGCCCGCCGTGGACATGACGCTCCTGCTCCAACCCGAGCACCTGGCGCAAAAGGATAGACATTTCGAGGCAACCCGGGCGGCCTTGAGGAGCTACGGTACGTGGTACGGCGCCTACCCCTACGGACATGTCACCGTGGTCGATCCCGCTTATGGAAGTGGAGCGGGCGGCATGGAGTATCCGACTTTCTTCACCGCGGGCACGAGGCTCTTCAATCCGTTCGGTGGAGGCTCGCCCGAAGGGGTTACCGTCCACGAATGCGGACATCAATTCTGGTATGGCGTCGTTGGGAACAACGAGTTCGAGCACGCCTGGCTCGACGAGGGATTCAATACCTTCTCGACCGCGCGCACGATGGACGTGACTTACGGAGACCGTTCCTTCGTAAAGCGCTACCTCAACCCGCGGGGAACCGATCTCGGTGGCTTCCTCCCCGTCATGTTCGACGACGTCAAGCTCGATCGAATGGTCAGTGGGAATCGACTCGATGGCTATCGCGACGCGGCCACCTGGGACGCTCAGTCCACGCCGACCTATCGCTACTTTCCCTCGACCGGGGGCGCCCACAGCTATAACAAGACGGCTTTGTGGCTGGCCACGCTCGAGCGGTATCTGGGCTGGGAGGTTTTGCAGGACATCATGTCGACGTTCTTCGAAAGGTATCGGTTTCGGCACCCGAGGCCCCAGGACTTCTTCGACGTCGCCAACGAGGTGAGCGGGCGTGACCTCTCTTGGTTCTTCGACCAGGTGTATCGAAGCTCGAACGACTTCGACTATGGAGTTCACTCGGTGTCGAGCGCCCCGGTCGAAGTTGCGGGATTCGACGAGGCACTCGCTCACCACGAGGAGAAGAGCGACGATTTGTTCCGCACCGAGGTCGTCGTTCGTCGCTATGGCGCGGCGACGTTTCCCGTGGACGTGCTCCTCACTTTCGAGGATGGCACCGAGCTCGTTCACGAGTGGGACGGTCGTGACCGATGGCAGCTATACGTCGAGGAACGCCCCTCCAAGCTTCGCTTCGCCGCGGTCGATCCCGAGAGAAAGCTCCTTCTCGACATCGATTACACCAACAACTCCAGGCTCGTGGAGCCGAAGGCGAAGCTTCCCGCACGCAAATGGGCTTCCAGGTGGATGATATGGCTTCAGGACCTTCTGTCCACTTTCGCGTTCTTTGTCTGAGGGAATCTCGATGTCGGCGGTCGGTTCGTTTTTCGAGGGATTCGGAAGAGTCCTCTCGTCTCCCGCTCTCGTCCTCGTGCTCTTTGCGGTGAATCTCGCGGCGGCGATTCCGGCCGCTCTGGTGATGTCGCACTCGATCGAGGAATCCATCGGGGCGAGTCTCGTTTATCAGAAGCTTCGCGACGGTTTCGACAGCGGTTGGTACGGGGAGTTCGACGCGAGCACGAACGGCCTCGAGGATACCTTCGGACCTACGCTCGTCGGGGCGGGGGCGTTCTTCGACAACATCGAGAGCTGGCTCAATGGAAGTCTCTTCGAGTCGTACCCTGCGATCCTCGGTCTGGGCATCCTGTACGCCGTCCTCTGGACCTTCTTTCTCGGAGGCATTCTCCAGCGCTACGCCGACCGCGCGAGCATCTTCCGGCTTTCCGAGTTCCTTTCCCACGGCGCCACCTTCTTCTTCCGCTTCTTGCGGCTCGCTCTGATCTCCGCGGCGCTCTACTACGGCATCTACCGGCTGGCGGGTTGGCTCTTCTCCCGGATCGAGACCGCGACGCGCGACGTGACCCGCGAAGAGATTGTCCTTGGGTACGTGGTGGCAGCCACGGTTGTCGTCCTGGTGTTGTTGACGCTCGTCAACATGGCCTTCGACTACGCGAAGATCGCCACCCTGAAAGAGAATCGCAACAGCATGCTGCTGGCGGCTCTGAGAGGATTCGGGTTCGTCCTGGGCCATTTCGCCAAGACAGTGCCGCTCTATTACGGCCTTGGTCTCGTGGGCCTGGCCCTTCTCGGGGCTTACCACCTGACGGCGCCGGGAGCGGGACAGGCGACGCCGGCTTCCGTAGTAATGGCTTTCTTGGTCGGACAAGCCTACCTCGTCATCAAGCTCGTGCTCCGGCTCACGTTCTACGCCAGCCAGCTCGCCTTGTTCGAATCGGAGAGCTGAGCTCTGGGGAAGGTTTTCCGAGCACGAGAGTTACCGCGACCGCGCGAGCCGGCCGAGCTCTTCGATCAGGGCCGTCCGAATCGCCTCCTCGCTCGAGGAGTGGCCGGCGCGAACGTATCGGAGGGTCGAGCCGGGTAGCTTCCGGTGAAGCTCGAACGCCTGTCGGGGAGGACAGAGCATGTCGTAACGCCCGTGAACGATGCTGACGGGTTTTCCGTCGAGCGCGCCCGCGTTCTTTAGAATGTAGTCCTCGGGGAGAAAGCACCCGTGGGCCGTGTAATGCGCTTCGAGAGGGGCGAGCGAGCGGTAGTTGTAGTGCTCGAGAAGCTCCCGCATCGGGGTCTCCGTCCAGTCGAGCTTGAGGAGCGCGAGCTCGTAACGCGCCCATTCGTAGCAGTAGCGCTCTCGCTCCTCCTCGTCGCCGGACAGCATCCGTTCGAGATAGAAACTCGCAAGGCCGCTCTTCCAGTCGTCGGGCACCAGCGCCGCGAAGCGCTCCCACACCTCGGGGAAGAATTCTGAGACCGCGCCTCCCACGAAATGTCGGATCGCGGCCTCGTTGGCGAGAAAAATTCCCCGGAGGACCAGCGCGCGAACCCGTTCGGGATGGCGGATCGCATAGACGAGCGAAAGCGTCGATCCCCACGACCCTCCGAAGAGCACGACGCTTTCGAGGGAGAAGGCATCGAGCAGGCGCTCGATATCCTCGACGAGAGCGTCGGTGTCATTCTGCTCGAGACTCGCGAACGGCTCGCTGCGCCCCGCGCCCCGCTGCTCGTAGAGCAGCACGTCGAACCGATCGGGGTCGAAGAAACGTTTGTCGTCCTCGCTGAAGCCGGCGCCGGGTCCGCCGTGAACGAAGAGGACCGGAAGACCGCCCCGTTTGCCGTATCGCTCGTAATAGAGCCGATGGCCGCCGCCGACGGGAAAGTGCCCGCTCTCGTAAGGAGGAAGCTCGTCGTTCATTGTTGAAGCCTAAGACAGCTCGGCCGCGCTCGTCCAACCTTCTAGAGAGACCGTCGAAACTTTCGGGAACTCTCCGGTGGCGTTTCCCGTTCTCGATTCATATGAGATTCGATCCCTTCGGGCAAGATCTCGTCCTCGCCTGGCGCAACGTGGTGGCGAAACCCAGCTATGCCGTGGTGGTCGTGATTACTCTCGCTCTCGGCATCGCCGCCAACACGATGATCGTGAGCTTCATGAATCCTTACTTCATAAGGCCCCTTCCGTTTCGAGACGCCCATGAGCTCGTTCAGGTTGGCCAGGTCGACACCTTGAGAGGATGGGACGGCGCCCGATTCTCGAT harbors:
- the tig gene encoding trigger factor → MKVDYLEEGSSRRHLDIELPADDLQEAFEEGVDRLKKKVKLPGFRKGKIPRDVIRSRFRPDVLSEAVNVLVPRALNDALKEHKLYPLDDPKISKLESELGKPLRFRASFEVMPEVEAKHYEGLEVEAPKIEVTDEQVEKGLEALREEHARFDPIEVRGAQDGDIVVGDLIESPVPSGKRETHEGISFPLGSGGYHPKLHERLQGARPGDVISFEAAFPEDHQNPARASKSFLAEFRVVELKEKVLPELDDELAKDLGEFDNLDELREHLRKQARAEAERREEQELRSRLLAKLVEVNPLDAPDFLVENELDARLEAAANDLYQRGIDPNRAQIDWRNVRRNERPAAEKYVKATLLLGRIAAQENLRESDAEVDSEIEKLASALGKSASALRAQMAKEGALERLRQNLRREKAVDFIRQRAKLK
- a CDS encoding M1 family metallopeptidase, producing the protein MPRRSRTSREISIPAFVFLALLAASSSRAQDEPLSPRNANYRIEVELDPETKMLTGTETLTWRNIQAIPASDLRFHLYWNAWRNNRSTWLLESRLRSNGRNRENPVEGDWSYIDVSSIELVPDVGVPGIDLTSEARFESPDDGNPEDRTLLVLPLPEAIPPEGMAQVEIAWKAKIPRTFARTGFRGDFFFIAQWFPKIAVLEETGWNAHQFHAGTEFYSDYGEYDVGITVPSEFVVGATGREVAREEANGKTRYRFQQADVHDFAWTASPDYLVFEERFDESGLPAVDMTLLLQPEHLAQKDRHFEATRAALRSYGTWYGAYPYGHVTVVDPAYGSGAGGMEYPTFFTAGTRLFNPFGGGSPEGVTVHECGHQFWYGVVGNNEFEHAWLDEGFNTFSTARTMDVTYGDRSFVKRYLNPRGTDLGGFLPVMFDDVKLDRMVSGNRLDGYRDAATWDAQSTPTYRYFPSTGGAHSYNKTALWLATLERYLGWEVLQDIMSTFFERYRFRHPRPQDFFDVANEVSGRDLSWFFDQVYRSSNDFDYGVHSVSSAPVEVAGFDEALAHHEEKSDDLFRTEVVVRRYGAATFPVDVLLTFEDGTELVHEWDGRDRWQLYVEERPSKLRFAAVDPERKLLLDIDYTNNSRLVEPKAKLPARKWASRWMIWLQDLLSTFAFFV
- the pip gene encoding prolyl aminopeptidase — its product is MNDELPPYESGHFPVGGGHRLYYERYGKRGGLPVLFVHGGPGAGFSEDDKRFFDPDRFDVLLYEQRGAGRSEPFASLEQNDTDALVEDIERLLDAFSLESVVLFGGSWGSTLSLVYAIRHPERVRALVLRGIFLANEAAIRHFVGGAVSEFFPEVWERFAALVPDDWKSGLASFYLERMLSGDEEERERYCYEWARYELALLKLDWTETPMRELLEHYNYRSLAPLEAHYTAHGCFLPEDYILKNAGALDGKPVSIVHGRYDMLCPPRQAFELHRKLPGSTLRYVRAGHSSSEEAIRTALIEELGRLARSR